A section of the Buteo buteo chromosome 27, bButBut1.hap1.1, whole genome shotgun sequence genome encodes:
- the RASD1 gene encoding dexamethasone-induced Ras-related protein 1 isoform X2: MKLAAMIKKMCPSEAELSIPAKNCYRMVILGSSKVGKTAIVSRFLTGRFEEQYTPTIEDFHRKFYSIRGEVYQLDILDTSGNHPFPAMRRLSILTDLRYQVVPEEQNQGEHRGAPGHLWQQGRPGLLPRGATPGDRGAGGRGPQKMRLLRNLGQEEQQPGPDVPGALRHGQTAQRDEPRPAPQGLGPVLRYPA, from the exons ATGAAACTGGCAGCGATGATCAAGAAGATGTGTCCCAGCGAGGCCGAGCTGAGCATCCCCGCCAAGAACTGCTACCGCATGGTCATCCTGGGCTCCTCCAAGGTGGGCAAGACGGCCATCGTCTCGCGCTTCCTCACCGGCCGCTTCGAGGAGCAATACACGCCCACCATCGAGGACTTCCACCGCAAGTTCTACAGCATCCGCGGTGAGGTCTACCAGCTCGACATCCTGGACACGTCGGGCAACCACCCCTTCCCAGCCATGCGTCGTCTCTCCATCCTCACAG ATCTCAGGT ACCAAGTCGTGCctgaagaacaaaaccaaggaGAACATAGAGGTGCCCCTGGTCATCTGTGGCAACAAGGGCGACCGGGACTTTTACCGAGAGGTGCAACCCCAGGAGATCGAGGAGCTGGTGGGAGGGGACCCCAAAAAATGCGCCTACTTCGAAATCTCGGCCAAGAAGAACAGCAGCCTGGACCAGATGTTCCAGGCGCTCTTCGCCATGGCCAAACTGCCCAGCGAGATGAGCCCCGACCTGCACCGCAAGGTCTCGGTCCAGTACTGCGATATCCTGCATAA
- the RASD1 gene encoding dexamethasone-induced Ras-related protein 1 isoform X1 gives MKLAAMIKKMCPSEAELSIPAKNCYRMVILGSSKVGKTAIVSRFLTGRFEEQYTPTIEDFHRKFYSIRGEVYQLDILDTSGNHPFPAMRRLSILTGDVFILVFSLDNRDSFEEVQRLKQQILETKSCLKNKTKENIEVPLVICGNKGDRDFYREVQPQEIEELVGGDPKKCAYFEISAKKNSSLDQMFQALFAMAKLPSEMSPDLHRKVSVQYCDILHKKALKGKKLLKEGGRGSTEEAYGIVAPFARRPSVHSDLMYIREKAIGGGHGKEKDRCVIS, from the exons ATGAAACTGGCAGCGATGATCAAGAAGATGTGTCCCAGCGAGGCCGAGCTGAGCATCCCCGCCAAGAACTGCTACCGCATGGTCATCCTGGGCTCCTCCAAGGTGGGCAAGACGGCCATCGTCTCGCGCTTCCTCACCGGCCGCTTCGAGGAGCAATACACGCCCACCATCGAGGACTTCCACCGCAAGTTCTACAGCATCCGCGGTGAGGTCTACCAGCTCGACATCCTGGACACGTCGGGCAACCACCCCTTCCCAGCCATGCGTCGTCTCTCCATCCTCACAG GAGACGTGTTCATCCTCGTGTTCAGCCTGGACAACCGGGACTCCTTTGAGGAGGTGCAGCGCCTGAAGCAGCAAATCCTGGAGACCAAGTCGTGCctgaagaacaaaaccaaggaGAACATAGAGGTGCCCCTGGTCATCTGTGGCAACAAGGGCGACCGGGACTTTTACCGAGAGGTGCAACCCCAGGAGATCGAGGAGCTGGTGGGAGGGGACCCCAAAAAATGCGCCTACTTCGAAATCTCGGCCAAGAAGAACAGCAGCCTGGACCAGATGTTCCAGGCGCTCTTCGCCATGGCCAAACTGCCCAGCGAGATGAGCCCCGACCTGCACCGCAAGGTCTCGGTCCAGTACTGCGATATCCTGCATAAGAAGGCGCTGAAAGgcaaaaagctgctgaaagagGGGGGCCGGGGCAGCACGGAGGAGGCGTACGGCATCGTGGCCCCCTTCGCCCGGCGACCCAGCGTCCACAGCGACCTCATGTATATCCGGGAGAAAGCCATCGGCGGCGGGCATGGCAAGGAGAAGGACCGCTGCGTGATCAGCTAG